A genomic region of Mesorhizobium sp. NZP2077 contains the following coding sequences:
- a CDS encoding TIGR02301 family protein, with translation MNRPSILLTICLAVSTAISVQPAFSAESPFEPGLMRLAEVLGSLHFLRNLCGEKGDQWRGEMEKLLDSENPDPERRARFIASFNRGYRSFGGTYTQCTASATEAISRYMKEGETLSRDIASRYGN, from the coding sequence ATGAACCGTCCGTCAATACTCCTCACTATTTGCCTTGCCGTTAGCACGGCTATCTCGGTTCAGCCGGCGTTCAGTGCCGAGTCGCCATTCGAGCCGGGGCTGATGCGGCTGGCGGAGGTTCTGGGATCGCTGCATTTCCTGCGCAATCTGTGCGGCGAGAAGGGCGACCAGTGGCGTGGCGAGATGGAAAAACTGCTCGATTCTGAAAATCCGGACCCGGAGCGCCGCGCCCGCTTCATCGCCAGCTTCAACCGCGGCTATCGCTCCTTCGGCGGCACCTACACCCAGTGCACCGCTTCGGCCACCGAAGCCATCAGCCGTTACATGAAGGAAGGCGAAACGCTGTCGCGTGATATTGCCTCGCGCTACGGCAACTAA
- a CDS encoding NUDIX hydrolase yields the protein MNEQRKTLPAVSVAVVRGDTVLLVKRARQPSQGLYAFPGGKVEAGETLEDAVRRELLEETGLHATGFRPLREIHIDGRDDSHPVDYRLTVFGAVYAGGEAVASDDAETAAFYTLDEMAALPLAGSVFAVAEGLLVPYPNIPTKP from the coding sequence ATGAACGAACAGCGCAAGACACTTCCGGCCGTCTCGGTGGCCGTCGTGCGTGGTGACACCGTGTTGCTGGTCAAGCGAGCGCGGCAGCCATCACAGGGGCTGTATGCCTTCCCAGGCGGCAAGGTCGAAGCCGGCGAGACGCTGGAGGATGCGGTGCGGCGCGAGTTGCTGGAAGAGACCGGCTTGCATGCCACAGGTTTCCGCCCGCTTCGGGAGATCCATATCGATGGCAGGGACGACTCCCATCCGGTCGATTACCGCCTGACGGTCTTCGGCGCCGTCTATGCCGGCGGCGAGGCCGTGGCCAGCGACGATGCCGAGACAGCGGCCTTCTACACGCTCGACGAGATGGCGGCGCTGCCGCTTGCCGGTTCGGTATTCGCGGTAGCCGAGGGGCTTCTCGTTCCGTATCCAAACATCCCGACGAAGCCTTGA